The genomic interval CTGGTTTGGCCTGCAGGAGACTGCGCAGACCTTCACGAACAATACTCTGATCATCGACGAGCAGAACCCGAATCATGTGTGCCGTGTTGTCGTGGGATTTCGACGGTGAGGGTACAGCCCTGATTTAAGCGACTCTGCAGGGTCACGGTTCCACCCAGGGCTGCAGCCCGTTCATGAATGCCCTGGAGGCCAAAGCCGGTGGTATTTTCCTCAGGATTGAAGCCCCGTCCATTATCCTCAATTTTCAGTGAAAAACCCATGGCATGATTACTGAGAAAAAGGTGGACCCGACTGGCCTGACTATGTTTGGCAATGTTCGTAAGGGCCTCCTGAATAATCCGGTAAAGGGCGATCGCGATTTCTGTAGCGGGCATGATGGTCAAACGAATCTGCGCTTTCAGACGGATTTGGGTTGTCTGCTCAAATTCCCGTAGCAGATGGGTCAGAGCATCTTGCAGGGATTGTTTCTGGAGTGGATGGGACCTCAGGGCCGCGATCGATTGGCGCACGTCCCGCAGGGCATTGGTGCCCAATTGTCGGGCTTTCTGCAGATGCCGATCGGCCTGTTCCTGATCTTGCCCTAAAAACTGAGCCACATTCTCCAGATGAATGCTCTGAGCCGTGAGGTTATGCCCGACAGAATCGTGAATCTCACGGGCAATCCGGTTCCGCTCCTGCAGAATGGCTTGGTCTTCGATCAGCAGGGCATATTCCCGCAGACGATCGTTCGCCTGGGCCAGTTCCTGACGACTCTCGTACTCTCCCAACAGGGCTCCCACCAGCAGCAAGACAAAAATCAGAACCAGGCCAAACAGCAGGGCAGAATTGAGGAATAAGTTGAAGAAAACACTGGATTGGAGGAGGCCAAACAGAAATCTAAGGGGGTCGGAGGTACTGTTGTTCACAGCGCTGAACGTCTCTGGAGGGCGAATTCGCAGCACCAGAATCACCAGATAGGAGGTATAGGCAGCCAGGGCAACCAGAATGCGGCCTGACCAGGGAAACAGGATACAGGCGCGCACAACGACCACCAGCAGCAATACCGGAAAGAAGTTAAGCCCACTGGCGGCAGATAGAACAGTCATCCAGCTCAGTCCAAATCCCAGGCTGGTATAAAGCATGGAAACCAGCCGATTGGAGGAGGTGGTTGGCAATTGCAACCCCAACAGGGCGAGGGTGGCAATGCCCAGTAGGGCGACCAAGGG from Leptolyngbya sp. 'hensonii' carries:
- a CDS encoding sensor histidine kinase, coding for PLVALLGIATLALLGLQLPTTSSNRLVSMLYTSLGFGLSWMTVLSAASGLNFFPVLLLVVVVRACILFPWSGRILVALAAYTSYLVILVLRIRPPETFSAVNNSTSDPLRFLFGLLQSSVFFNLFLNSALLFGLVLIFVLLLVGALLGEYESRQELAQANDRLREYALLIEDQAILQERNRIAREIHDSVGHNLTAQSIHLENVAQFLGQDQEQADRHLQKARQLGTNALRDVRQSIAALRSHPLQKQSLQDALTHLLREFEQTTQIRLKAQIRLTIMPATEIAIALYRIIQEALTNIAKHSQASRVHLFLSNHAMGFSLKIEDNGRGFNPEENTTGFGLQGIHERAAALGGTVTLQSRLNQGCTLTVEIPRQHGTHDSGSARR